One Halobaculum roseum DNA segment encodes these proteins:
- a CDS encoding helix-turn-helix domain-containing protein — MATVAEFTVLPGDFPLGSLVANRPDARIRLEQVVPTRSDPIPYFWVHGSDSEEVVEAFRDSPEVKRTRVIDEVDGELLVRVEWTPGGDGILRATRETDVTLVSAEGTSEGWTLEVRGDDADAIKAFQANCSESSIPLELRTLHALMPLVNADEYSLTDRQRDALIVAYERGYFDSPQQVTLEELGAEFGITGQSFGSRLRRGTKRLIKAALVDT; from the coding sequence ATGGCGACTGTCGCCGAGTTCACTGTCCTCCCCGGTGACTTCCCCCTCGGAAGCCTCGTCGCGAACCGACCGGATGCGAGGATACGGCTGGAACAGGTCGTGCCGACGCGCTCCGATCCGATCCCGTACTTCTGGGTGCACGGCTCTGACTCCGAGGAGGTCGTCGAGGCGTTCAGGGACAGTCCCGAGGTGAAGCGAACCCGGGTGATCGACGAGGTCGACGGAGAACTCCTCGTCCGCGTCGAATGGACGCCCGGGGGTGACGGGATCCTGCGTGCCACCCGCGAGACGGATGTCACGCTCGTGTCCGCGGAGGGAACGAGCGAGGGATGGACGCTGGAAGTTCGGGGAGACGACGCCGACGCGATCAAGGCGTTTCAAGCGAACTGCAGCGAGTCGTCGATTCCCCTCGAGCTGCGGACCCTCCATGCGCTGATGCCGCTCGTGAATGCCGACGAGTACAGTCTCACCGACCGACAGCGCGATGCACTGATCGTTGCATACGAGCGAGGGTACTTCGACTCGCCGCAACAGGTAACCCTGGAGGAGCTGGGCGCGGAATTCGGGATAACGGGGCAGTCGTTCGGATCCCGTCTTCGCCGTGGGACGAAACGGCTCATCAAGGCCGCCCTCGTCGATACGTGA
- a CDS encoding DUF7537 family lipoprotein produces the protein MGAGTRRSLWIAAGVALLVVLAGCTGGGAPYDGPPSAEDVEDGHEEAIRDAGSYTYNQTVSVNGSVIDVTSNTTAAVELDPETYVWEQETGDGSLSVYAPADDRPYVRTQAGNTIRYDRPENESVPNVSGFTTPPMAELAGAFDFSANGTAQVDGTRTYVYEANVSTLNESAVGPVGEALADAEATDATVQVYVRSDGLVKRVDWQVVVEGVGEPTRLSVTITYENVGSTTVEEPSWLEEAESATS, from the coding sequence ATGGGAGCAGGCACGCGACGGTCCCTCTGGATAGCTGCCGGAGTCGCCCTCCTCGTCGTCCTCGCCGGCTGTACTGGCGGCGGCGCGCCCTACGACGGTCCGCCCTCCGCGGAGGACGTCGAGGACGGCCACGAGGAGGCGATCCGCGACGCGGGCAGCTACACCTACAACCAGACGGTGTCCGTGAACGGGAGCGTCATCGACGTCACGAGCAACACGACCGCGGCCGTCGAGTTGGACCCCGAGACGTACGTGTGGGAACAGGAAACGGGAGACGGGAGCCTCTCGGTCTACGCGCCGGCCGACGACCGGCCGTACGTCCGGACGCAGGCCGGGAACACGATCCGCTACGACCGCCCTGAGAACGAGTCGGTGCCGAACGTCAGCGGCTTCACGACGCCGCCGATGGCCGAGTTGGCGGGGGCGTTCGACTTCTCGGCCAACGGCACCGCGCAGGTCGACGGCACGCGGACGTACGTGTACGAGGCGAACGTCTCGACGCTGAACGAGTCGGCGGTCGGCCCCGTCGGCGAGGCGCTCGCGGACGCGGAGGCGACCGACGCGACCGTCCAGGTGTACGTCCGTTCCGACGGGCTGGTGAAGCGGGTCGACTGGCAGGTAGTCGTCGAAGGGGTCGGCGAGCCGACCCGGCTCTCGGTGACGATCACCTACGAGAACGTGGGATCGACGACGGTCGAGGAGCCGTCGTGGCTGGAGGAGGCCGAGTCGGCGACGAGCTGA
- a CDS encoding HalOD1 output domain-containing protein, giving the protein MAIDENEATVIHAVVASVASVSGTDPIELPPLYDVIDPDALASLCSGRRSDGSDSSVRVSFEYADHLVTVSGCRTATATPLE; this is encoded by the coding sequence GTGGCTATCGATGAGAACGAGGCGACCGTGATCCACGCGGTCGTCGCTAGCGTCGCCTCCGTCAGTGGGACGGACCCGATCGAACTCCCGCCTCTGTACGACGTGATCGATCCCGACGCGTTGGCCTCGTTGTGTTCCGGTCGACGGAGCGACGGGTCCGACTCCTCGGTGCGGGTCTCCTTCGAGTACGCGGATCACCTCGTGACCGTCTCGGGGTGTAGAACCGCGACGGCGACCCCGCTGGAGTAG
- a CDS encoding inositol monophosphatase family protein has product MTANEPDGGSGRAAVAEAAARAGAAVAGARFRDGIDVERKTGKTDVVTEADLASQRAVIERIREDFPEDVIVGEEEDELKAVPDSGAAWVIDPIDGTNNYVRDIRAFATAVAAVVDGEPVAAANVLPAMDDVYVADGEATYRNGTRVTVSDRTDPETAAATPTVWWDLDARDEYARACAEIVERFGDMRRFGSAQATLAMVAEGALDATITNVDCNPWDTVAGVHMVRVAGGTVTDLDGEPWRHDSTGLVASNGGVHEEALAAARAVRSVAEE; this is encoded by the coding sequence ATGACAGCGAACGAACCCGACGGCGGATCCGGTCGGGCGGCAGTCGCCGAGGCGGCCGCGCGGGCGGGGGCGGCAGTCGCCGGCGCTCGGTTCCGCGACGGCATCGACGTGGAGCGGAAGACCGGCAAGACGGACGTGGTGACGGAGGCCGACCTGGCGAGCCAGCGGGCCGTCATCGAGCGGATCCGCGAGGACTTCCCCGAGGACGTGATCGTCGGGGAGGAGGAGGACGAGCTGAAGGCGGTCCCGGACTCGGGCGCCGCGTGGGTGATCGACCCCATCGACGGGACGAACAACTACGTCCGGGACATCCGGGCGTTCGCGACGGCCGTGGCGGCGGTCGTCGACGGCGAGCCGGTCGCGGCCGCGAACGTCCTGCCGGCGATGGACGACGTGTACGTCGCCGACGGGGAGGCGACGTACCGCAACGGCACGCGGGTGACCGTCAGCGACCGGACGGACCCGGAGACCGCGGCGGCGACGCCGACCGTCTGGTGGGACCTCGACGCGCGCGACGAGTACGCCCGGGCCTGCGCCGAGATCGTCGAGCGCTTCGGCGACATGCGACGGTTCGGCTCGGCGCAGGCGACGCTCGCGATGGTCGCCGAGGGGGCGCTCGACGCGACGATCACGAACGTCGACTGCAACCCCTGGGACACCGTCGCCGGGGTCCACATGGTCCGGGTCGCCGGCGGCACAGTGACCGATCTCGACGGCGAGCCGTGGCGCCACGACTCGACGGGGCTGGTCGCCTCGAACGGCGGCGTCCACGAGGAGGCGCTGGCGGCCGCGCGGGCGGTGCGGTCGGTCGCCGAGGAGTAG
- a CDS encoding HD domain-containing protein has protein sequence MTTIKDSVHDHISVGGVAEDLLDTGPVQRLRRVAQLGTVKLVYPSANHTRFEHSLGVYHLADRALDSLGIEGTEAERVRAAALLHDIGHAPFSHNVEELLHRHTGLYHDDVTDLLVDTEIGDVLLEHDLDPERIAGLIAGEGQYGQLVSGELDVDRMDYLVRDAHHTGVPYGTIDHERLVRELTFADGDLVLDEGNVQTAESLLMARALMTPTVYAHPVARISKAMLRRATERLIATPDIDARSVRRMDDYDLISALRMTPETEAFADRYDRRDLFKRAVWAEYDDTPASLREADHEAIRELEADIAERASVSPSEIVLDVPAEPSMAESTSEVLGGGEVRRLGDHSPLVTALRTAQARQWRMGVYTVADATDRVGKAAVDVLGLDIEGTLVSDVRQRVHATLDEFEADAAGVDE, from the coding sequence ATGACGACGATCAAGGACTCCGTCCACGACCACATCTCCGTGGGCGGGGTCGCCGAGGACCTCCTCGACACGGGGCCGGTCCAGCGGTTGCGCCGGGTCGCGCAGCTCGGGACGGTGAAGCTGGTGTACCCGTCCGCGAACCACACGCGGTTCGAGCACTCGCTCGGCGTGTACCACCTCGCCGACCGCGCGCTCGACTCGCTGGGGATCGAGGGCACGGAGGCCGAGCGCGTCCGTGCGGCCGCCCTCCTCCACGACATCGGCCACGCGCCCTTCTCCCACAACGTCGAGGAACTGCTCCACCGTCACACGGGCCTGTACCACGACGACGTGACGGACCTGCTCGTCGACACCGAGATCGGCGACGTGCTCCTCGAACACGACCTGGATCCCGAACGGATCGCGGGCCTCATCGCCGGCGAGGGACAGTACGGCCAGCTCGTGTCGGGGGAGCTGGACGTGGACCGGATGGACTACCTGGTGCGCGACGCCCACCACACCGGCGTCCCCTACGGCACCATCGACCACGAGCGCCTCGTCCGTGAGCTGACGTTCGCCGACGGCGACCTCGTGCTCGACGAGGGGAACGTCCAGACCGCCGAGTCGCTGTTGATGGCGCGCGCGCTGATGACGCCGACCGTGTACGCCCACCCCGTCGCGCGCATCTCGAAGGCGATGCTCCGCCGGGCGACCGAGCGATTGATCGCGACGCCTGACATCGACGCCCGCTCGGTGCGCCGGATGGACGACTACGACCTGATCTCCGCGTTACGGATGACCCCTGAGACCGAGGCGTTCGCCGACCGCTACGACCGGCGTGACCTGTTCAAGCGCGCCGTCTGGGCCGAGTACGACGACACCCCGGCCTCGCTGCGCGAGGCGGACCACGAGGCGATCCGGGAGCTGGAGGCGGACATCGCCGAGCGCGCGTCGGTGTCGCCGTCGGAGATCGTTCTCGACGTGCCGGCCGAACCGTCGATGGCCGAGTCGACCTCCGAAGTGCTCGGCGGCGGCGAGGTCCGCCGGCTGGGCGACCACTCGCCGCTCGTGACCGCCCTGCGGACCGCCCAGGCACGGCAGTGGCGCATGGGCGTGTACACCGTCGCCGACGCGACCGACCGCGT
- a CDS encoding Lrp/AsnC family transcriptional regulator, which translates to MELDDTDREILRILQEDARTPFSEVARRIDMSSATVHDRVSRMEEAGVLRGYRAEVDPKALGYGVSAFVGLRVQQGHEEDALETLREVEGVREVHLTTGEYDVMLRVYAESTDDLRDLMFGQIATMDGFDRSQTMVILGTDYEEPGVPI; encoded by the coding sequence ATGGAACTCGACGACACCGACCGCGAGATCCTCCGGATCCTCCAGGAGGACGCGCGGACGCCGTTCAGCGAGGTCGCTCGACGGATAGACATGTCGAGCGCGACGGTCCACGACCGCGTCTCGCGCATGGAGGAGGCGGGCGTCCTCCGTGGGTACCGCGCGGAGGTCGACCCGAAGGCGCTCGGCTACGGCGTCTCGGCGTTCGTCGGTCTGCGGGTCCAGCAGGGCCACGAGGAGGACGCGCTCGAAACGCTTCGCGAGGTCGAGGGCGTCCGCGAGGTCCACCTCACGACCGGCGAGTACGACGTGATGTTGCGCGTGTACGCCGAGTCGACCGACGACCTGCGCGACCTCATGTTCGGCCAGATCGCGACGATGGACGGGTTCGACCGCTCGCAGACGATGGTGATCCTCGGAACCGACTACGAGGAGCCCGGCGTCCCGATCTGA
- a CDS encoding HD domain-containing protein, which produces MKAIKDSVHDYITLDPVARDLLDTRTLQRLRHIKQLSTVRLVYPSASHTRFEHSLGVYHLADRALEYLGVDGDRADHLRAAALLHDVGHGPYGHQTEEVIRRRTGVDHDEIGDLLGDTDAGDVLREHGLSVDRVAAIVRGEGELGQLVSGELDVDRMDYLVRDAHHTGVPYGTIDHERLVRELTYQDGALVLAEGNVQTAESLLLARALMDATVYRHHVSRVAGAMLERASERLLESDAGVDVERFRRMADHDLLVSLREHVPALGERIEYRDLYKRAIWADLSATPADVVELAHGDERDAEREIADLAGVADREVIVDVPGRPTFTEAGSRVVVDGVPQRLEDASELVSGLRAAQRAGWRMGVYAPAEHTDAVAAAAEDVLGVRASSIRD; this is translated from the coding sequence ATGAAGGCGATCAAGGACAGCGTCCACGACTACATCACCCTCGACCCCGTCGCCAGGGACCTCCTCGACACGCGCACCCTCCAGCGCCTGCGCCACATCAAGCAACTGTCCACCGTCCGGCTGGTCTATCCGTCCGCCTCACACACCCGCTTCGAGCACTCGCTGGGCGTGTACCACCTCGCCGACCGCGCGCTGGAGTACCTCGGCGTCGACGGCGACCGCGCCGACCACCTCCGCGCGGCGGCGCTCCTCCACGACGTGGGCCACGGGCCGTACGGCCACCAGACGGAGGAGGTGATCCGCCGGCGCACCGGCGTCGACCACGACGAGATCGGCGACCTCCTCGGCGACACCGACGCGGGCGACGTGCTCCGCGAACACGGACTCTCGGTCGACCGCGTCGCCGCGATCGTTCGGGGGGAAGGCGAGTTGGGACAGCTGGTCTCCGGGGAGCTGGACGTGGACCGGATGGACTACCTGGTGCGCGACGCCCACCACACCGGCGTCCCCTACGGCACCATCGACCACGAGCGCCTCGTCCGCGAGCTCACCTATCAGGACGGCGCGCTCGTGCTCGCGGAAGGGAACGTTCAGACCGCCGAGTCGCTGCTGCTCGCCAGGGCGCTCATGGACGCCACCGTCTACCGCCACCACGTCTCCCGGGTCGCCGGCGCGATGCTGGAGCGCGCGTCCGAGCGACTGCTCGAATCCGACGCCGGGGTCGACGTGGAGCGGTTCCGCCGGATGGCCGACCACGACCTGCTCGTCTCGCTGCGCGAGCACGTGCCCGCGCTGGGCGAGCGCATCGAGTACCGCGACCTGTACAAGCGGGCGATCTGGGCCGACCTGTCGGCGACGCCCGCGGACGTGGTCGAACTCGCTCACGGGGACGAGCGCGACGCCGAACGGGAGATCGCCGACCTCGCCGGCGTCGCCGACCGCGAGGTGATCGTCGACGTGCCCGGCCGGCCGACGTTCACGGAGGCCGGCAGCCGCGTCGTCGTCGACGGCGTCCCCCAGCGGCTCGAGGACGCCTCCGAACTCGTCTCCGGGCTGCGCGCCGCCCAGCGCGCCGGCTGGCGGATGGGCGTGTACGCGCCCGCGGAACACACCGACGCCGTCGCCGCCGCGGCGGAGGACGTGCTCGGCGTGCGGGCGAGTTCGATCCGGGACTGA